The sequence TAATTTCAATTTTATTATTTATAAGCATAAATGTTATTATTGGTTATTTTTATTGATTAAGTTAAATTTATTGACATTTTCAAAGCCGCAATTTTCACTTTAAGAAGAAATGCATGAATCATAGATTTATTTAAAAACAATCGACTGTTAAAATATATTCATGAGTCTTCTTTATTTAGTTTTTATCTTTAACAAGTATGAAATATTAAGTCCGGAATTTTTTACCATGCACGGATTAGTGCAATTTATAGCATACAATCCTCACCGCTCTTGTAAGACCGTATTCCAGTAGCAAAGTCCATGACCCGCTGCAGTTTAATCGAAAGCGTTTTCACGCCCGGTTCGCCATCACCTTTGCGCCCCAGCAACACACCGAAATGGCGACCAGGCGGATCACCGTATTTAACGGCGGCGTGTCTCGCAGAATCGGTTTGCGCGCCACGATGTAGGCAGCTTGCCACTCCTCGCGATCAAAGACGGTCTCGCACTCCATCTCCGGACCTGTTCGTCCCAAACGCATCAGCCGCTGAATACTCCAGGCGATGATCGTGAACAATGCCAATGCCAACTCAAGGCGCTCGATGGTCGCCAGCAGCATCTCTTATTGATCACCTGGGACCAACATTACAAGTCGCCAGCTCGCAGTGAGCTGCATTCGTTTGCCGTTATTCCACAACGATAGGTCGTGGAGCGTTCCTTTGCCTGGCTTGAGAAGTGTCGGCGTCCGTGGCAAGACTGTGAACGCAAGCTGACGACAAGCTTGCAATTCGTTCATCTGGCGTTTCTTGCATTATTGTTCAGAAGATTCTGATCAGGTTGTGAATAGCCTCCGATGTGGTACTCGCGCAGTGCCAATTTGTTGCTGGACCGTGTTTCTGCTCGCAAAATGTTTATCGGCCGCTATACTCGCCGCAATAATTCGCTTCCTGTTTGCAGATATGTTCATCGCCTTTCACTTCGTTAGTACAGCTATTTTGATGTTTCTCGTCACTACAAGCCATGCCGCGGAAATCGTACCGTTGCCGAAACCTTTGCAGCTCCAGGCCCACCAGTTCGCCGTCATCATTAACGACACCGATCCCCTTAGCGTGGAAGTCGGCGAGTACTACCGTATAGCGCGTCAAATCCCTGCCGAGAACATGATCCATGTACGCATTCCCGATGCGCCGCGTAATTTGTCGCGGGCGGCTTTCGCCAGGCTTAAACGGGACATCGACGCGCAGCTGACGCCATCGATGCAAGCCATGCTGATGGTGTGGACGGCGCCGTATGGGGTCGAGTGCAATTCGATCACGTCTGCGATGACGCTCGGCTTTGATGCGCAACAGTGTGTCAAGACGTGTGCGCCCGGCAAGACCAGCCCGTACTACAACGCGCTCACGCGTCAGCCTTTTACCGAGTTCGGGATTCGTCCGTCGATGCTGCTGCCAACCGAGTCATTCGAGCAGGCCAAAGCCCTGATCGATCGTGGTGTACAGAGCGGTTTTCGGGTCTATCCGTCGACGGCCTACTACCTGATCACGGCCGACCAGGCGCGCAATAGCCGCGCGGTGTATTTCCCGCGCAGCGGGGCAATTCCGCAGAAAAAGCTGGTGATCAAGACCTTGCGCCAGGACAGCCTCGTCGATGCGGCCGATGTGATGATTTACCAGACCGGTGCGGTATCGGTGCCGCATCTGGAGACGCTGCGTTTCCAGGCAGGGGCGCTGGCTGACCACCTGACATCTGCCGGTGGGGACTTGCTGGGCAAGAGCCAGATGAGCAGCTTGCGCTGGCTGGATGCGGGCGCGACGGCCAGCTATGGCAGCGTGTCGGAGCCGTGCAATTACTGGCAGAAGTTTCCGAATTCGAGCGTGTTGCTCAAGCATTATCTGGCCGGCGAAACGGCGATCGAGGCGTACTGGAAAAGCGTGGCGTGGCCGGCGCAAGGGGTGTTTATCGGCGAACCGTTGGCGGCGCCGTATCGGTAAATTCGTACTCGCGACATAGGGGGGCGCGCCAGTGTGAACTGAGTGCTCTTGAGTGCGCGCATTTCAGTTTGACGTTCCCGTTCCCCGAGGTAGCAAGCTGGAATTCGGAGACTACATTTATTCGTTACTTATTTGTATTCGACGAATAAACGGAACATACTTTGCAGACCATGCGCCTTGAAACCCCTACCCAACGTGTCCTTGACCTGCTGCAGCGGAAAGGAATAGTGCGCCCCAGCGATCTCGTTGATATCGGGGTTCCGCGGATGGTTCTGACACGCATGGTGGTACGTGGCCAACTGGAGAAAACGGGTCGCGGCCTGTACCGGTTGCCTGGCTGGCAAGGCTCCGAGCATAAGAGCCTGGTCGCTGTCGCCACCAAAGTTCCACAGGCGGTATTTTGTCTGCTGAGCGCCCTGCAGTTCCATGAATTGTCTACCCAACTACCGTGGCAAGTGTGGATCGCCATGCCGCGTGGCAGTCACGTCCCCAAGATCGACTATCCGCCGGTCAAGATGGTCCAGTTTTCCGGCGAGGCCTATTCGGAAGGCATCGAGGTCCATGAGCGTGATCAGGTGCAGTTACGGGTTTACTGTGTTGCCAAGACCATTGCCGATTGCTTCAAGCACCGCAACAAGATAGGACTCGACGTGGCGCTGGAGGCACTCAGGGATGCGCGATCACAAAAGAAGGCCAGTGCTGACGACCTCTGGCGCTACGCCAGGATATGCCGTGTCGCAAACGTGATGCGGCCCTACCTTGAGGTGATTGGATGAAGAAAGACCTTGCAGCATTGGTACGAGCACGGCTGTTGAGTGTTGCCAAGGCTCAGGGTGTTGATTTCAATCAGATCCTGGTGCGCTTTGCGCTTGGGCGCATGCTGTACCGCCTCAGTCTATCCAAACATGCCGATCAATTCTTGCTCAAGGGCCCGTTGCTGTTCACGCTCTGGTATGACATGCCGCATCGGCCGACGCGTGACGCGGATTTGCTCGGGTTCGGACCGAGCGACCTCGAATCGATTGCGGCGACATTCCGTGATATCGCGGATGTCGCGGTTGAGGATGGCATCGTCTTCGACCCTGAATCCGTGAGCATTTCGGAAATCCGTAAAGATGCCGGCTATGCAGGTGCCAGGGTGCTGATGACGGGCGACGTTGCCAAGGCACGATGCAAAACGCAGATCGATATCGGTTTTGGCGATGCAGTCACTCCCGGCCCGGTTTTTGCGGTCTATCCGCTGTTGCTTGACGATTTTCCCGCTCCTCGACTGCGAACTTACCCTGTCTACACGGTCATTTCGGAAAAACTTCACGCGATTGCCTTGCTCGGTATGACGAATAGTCGAATGAAGGATTATCTCGATATCTGGGTGTTGCTGGAGCGCGAAGACCTTGATGCCGACACGCTGGCTAAGGCGATCGCTGCAACCTTTGGCCGTCGAGGAATGCCGATTCCGGTTTCACTGCCCATTGGTCTGACAGTCGAGTTTGCTGCCGACCCGTCCCGGCAGACCATGTGGCTGGCTTTTCTCAAGAAGAACCGACTTGCGATGACGCCCCTACTCGACGTGGTCGCGATGCTCCGAACGAAGTTGGCGCCGGCGCTCACTCAGGCTGCGGCATGCTTGATAGAAAACAGTCGTCATGAAGAGTGAGGAACGGAGGGACTTGGCAAACATTTCTGGTTCGCGCGCGTGGGCACATACGGGCGTGCCCACAAAATCAGCAGGTTTGTCGGTGATCCGGTGGCGGCACTCAGGGATGCGCGATCACAAAAGAAGGCCAGTGCTGACGGCCTCTGGTGTTACACCAGGATTTAGGACGGAAGTCGGGAATACATCAGGTAGAATTATTCTCATTAAGTGCTTTCCACAAAGCTATCAGGAAGAAATATGCTTGATTTAGCGCTAGCCCTTCCACACGAAATTTGTCTCGAACTTGGCGCGCGTGCCCGTACCCGCCGACTCTCGCTGAATGTGAGCGTTGACGAGATGGCGCAACGCATTGGTCTTTCCAATAAGACGCTGGGTAACTTCGAGCGCACCGGGCGCTGCACGCTGGAGACCTTTGTCCGGATACTCGAATCGCTCAACGCTACTGCGGACCTCCAATCGGTGCTGGTTACACAAAATCGCACGATCGAGGATATGCGGGCGAAAGAGGCGCTTGTGGGACGCCAGCGGGCTTATCGGCTATCCGGTCGTACCAAATGAAAGAGCTGACGGTCATGTACCGGGCTTTTGGCGCATCGGTTGTGCTGGGCCGTTTGGCGGATGCCGGTGGCGAGGTGCTGTTTCAATACTCCTCCGCAGCGATTGCGCTTGGACTTGAGTTGTCGCCAATCCGCTTGCCCTTGCGCGTAGCGGCTTATCCCGACCAGCAACAGCACTACATGAATTTGCAACGGGTGCCTGGCTTGGTGTCCGATTCGCTGCCGGATAGCTGGGGTTTTGGCTTGATGAACCGGCGCATGAAAGCGCTCGGGATTGATCTGTCCACCGTGTCGACGCTGGATCGACTTGCTTATCTTGGCGAAAACACCATGGGTGCACTGACCTATGTGCCCTGCACTGACAAGGCGACCGATGGCGCGGACCTGAGCTTGCTCGCCTTGGCGAACGAAGTGCAGGCCTTGTTGATCGACAACAGCCATGCGGTGCTGGCAGAGATGGCCCGTGCGGGCGGATCGCCCGGTGGCGCACGACCAAAGGCGTTAGTCTATCTCGACCCTGTCAGCGGCCAGATGAGCACGCGCGCAGGCAGCGTTGCCGGTGCCGAGTCATGGCTGATCAAGTTTCCGGCATCGGACGATGCATCGGATGCCTGTGCGCTGGAGGCGTTGTACGCGCAAGTCGCGGACCTGAGCGAGATGGGGATGACGGCAACCCGCTTTTTCGACATTGGAACAGGATTGACGGCCTTCGGTACCAGGCGCTTTGATCGCGAAGGCGGGCAGCGTGTTCATGTCCATTCGCTGGCGGGATTGCTGCACGCGAATTTTCAGATTCCGTCGGTGAGTTATGACGATTTTTTCAGGGCAACGCGGCGCCTCACGCGTGACCAGCGCGCGCTGAAAAAAGCGGTGCAGCGTTGTGTGTTCAATGTGCTGATGAACAATCGCGACGACCATGCCAAGAACATCGCTTTCCTGCTCGATCGGGACCGTCAATGGCGGTTGGCGCCGCCCTTTGACCTGACGTTTTGCCCGGGATATCGGGGCGAACATTTCATGGATATTGCCGGTGAGGGAAAAGCGCCAACCCGGGCGCACATTGTCGTTGCTGCGCAGGGAGCAGGA comes from Actimicrobium sp. CCC2.4 and encodes:
- a CDS encoding TIGR03790 family protein: MQLQAHQFAVIINDTDPLSVEVGEYYRIARQIPAENMIHVRIPDAPRNLSRAAFARLKRDIDAQLTPSMQAMLMVWTAPYGVECNSITSAMTLGFDAQQCVKTCAPGKTSPYYNALTRQPFTEFGIRPSMLLPTESFEQAKALIDRGVQSGFRVYPSTAYYLITADQARNSRAVYFPRSGAIPQKKLVIKTLRQDSLVDAADVMIYQTGAVSVPHLETLRFQAGALADHLTSAGGDLLGKSQMSSLRWLDAGATASYGSVSEPCNYWQKFPNSSVLLKHYLAGETAIEAYWKSVAWPAQGVFIGEPLAAPYR
- a CDS encoding type IV toxin-antitoxin system AbiEi family antitoxin domain-containing protein, with product MRLETPTQRVLDLLQRKGIVRPSDLVDIGVPRMVLTRMVVRGQLEKTGRGLYRLPGWQGSEHKSLVAVATKVPQAVFCLLSALQFHELSTQLPWQVWIAMPRGSHVPKIDYPPVKMVQFSGEAYSEGIEVHERDQVQLRVYCVAKTIADCFKHRNKIGLDVALEALRDARSQKKASADDLWRYARICRVANVMRPYLEVIG
- a CDS encoding nucleotidyl transferase AbiEii/AbiGii toxin family protein encodes the protein MKKDLAALVRARLLSVAKAQGVDFNQILVRFALGRMLYRLSLSKHADQFLLKGPLLFTLWYDMPHRPTRDADLLGFGPSDLESIAATFRDIADVAVEDGIVFDPESVSISEIRKDAGYAGARVLMTGDVAKARCKTQIDIGFGDAVTPGPVFAVYPLLLDDFPAPRLRTYPVYTVISEKLHAIALLGMTNSRMKDYLDIWVLLEREDLDADTLAKAIAATFGRRGMPIPVSLPIGLTVEFAADPSRQTMWLAFLKKNRLAMTPLLDVVAMLRTKLAPALTQAAACLIENSRHEE
- a CDS encoding helix-turn-helix transcriptional regulator, with the translated sequence MLDLALALPHEICLELGARARTRRLSLNVSVDEMAQRIGLSNKTLGNFERTGRCTLETFVRILESLNATADLQSVLVTQNRTIEDMRAKEALVGRQRAYRLSGRTK
- a CDS encoding type II toxin-antitoxin system HipA family toxin → MKELTVMYRAFGASVVLGRLADAGGEVLFQYSSAAIALGLELSPIRLPLRVAAYPDQQQHYMNLQRVPGLVSDSLPDSWGFGLMNRRMKALGIDLSTVSTLDRLAYLGENTMGALTYVPCTDKATDGADLSLLALANEVQALLIDNSHAVLAEMARAGGSPGGARPKALVYLDPVSGQMSTRAGSVAGAESWLIKFPASDDASDACALEALYAQVADLSEMGMTATRFFDIGTGLTAFGTRRFDREGGQRVHVHSLAGLLHANFQIPSVSYDDFFRATRRLTRDQRALKKAVQRCVFNVLMNNRDDHAKNIAFLLDRDRQWRLAPPFDLTFCPGYRGEHFMDIAGEGKAPTRAHIVVAAQGAGLAAKDTETIIDAVLARITDKVFRTLAKELPVRAATVNAVANMIEENRKRLTGG